A genome region from Dolichospermum compactum NIES-806 includes the following:
- a CDS encoding transglutaminase domain-containing protein, whose amino-acid sequence MRKNFAELFRQEVRKRQQRKKKQIALIIGVSLLTLFLIIWFIYLWLQGKIILRTAHLTTSMIPNLITTVILILAVVIICRTIKHPSFRKYCQSLQLDKFSYWKNLKHKKLTGISVLIVLIHYTNPYGWGNLVSYLIHRPKLPQVKTALLQKNYTTIHPLIANMPSSAEKNIQSVAKYIVENEPDSYLRIKAVHDFVINWLTYDEEAWNKGIRHPQDPQTVFDTRKAVCEGYARLFEALARQIDANVVYIEGRVRLDLIQDSIPSWKKLIKPKDSLTGHAWNAVEIGGNWQFVDTTWDDDATSYRSDYLMRSPKLMIESHFPDQINLPLLHFLNWQLLPFSEQKNRDSFEKQALDRSIKFTQNYQTPDRYGHR is encoded by the coding sequence ATGCGTAAAAATTTTGCAGAACTTTTTCGTCAAGAAGTCCGTAAACGTCAGCAGCGAAAGAAAAAACAAATAGCCCTAATAATCGGAGTTAGTTTACTAACTCTGTTCTTAATTATATGGTTTATCTACTTATGGTTGCAAGGAAAAATAATCCTCAGAACAGCCCATTTAACTACTAGCATGATTCCGAACTTAATAACAACCGTCATATTAATTTTGGCAGTTGTCATTATTTGTCGTACCATTAAACATCCGTCATTCAGAAAGTATTGTCAATCATTACAACTTGACAAGTTTAGTTACTGGAAAAATCTAAAACATAAAAAGTTAACGGGTATTTCAGTATTAATAGTTTTGATTCACTATACTAATCCCTATGGATGGGGTAATTTAGTCAGTTATCTAATACACAGACCCAAACTTCCTCAAGTAAAGACAGCCTTGCTCCAGAAGAATTATACAACAATTCATCCACTTATTGCTAATATGCCATCTAGTGCGGAAAAAAACATCCAATCAGTGGCTAAGTATATTGTTGAAAATGAGCCAGATTCCTATTTAAGAATTAAAGCTGTACATGACTTTGTGATTAATTGGCTTACTTATGATGAAGAAGCTTGGAATAAAGGCATAAGACATCCCCAAGACCCACAAACAGTTTTTGACACTCGCAAAGCAGTTTGCGAAGGATATGCACGTCTTTTCGAGGCATTAGCCAGACAAATTGATGCCAATGTTGTTTACATTGAAGGAAGAGTTCGTCTAGATCTGATCCAAGATTCAATTCCTTCTTGGAAAAAACTGATTAAGCCTAAAGATAGTTTGACAGGTCACGCTTGGAATGCAGTTGAGATTGGAGGGAATTGGCAATTTGTTGATACAACCTGGGATGATGATGCTACTTCATATAGATCAGATTATCTGATGCGGTCCCCCAAATTAATGATCGAAAGCCATTTTCCTGATCAAATAAATTTGCCGCTTTTACATTTTTTAAATTGGCAGCTTTTACCTTTTTCTGAACAGAAAAATAGAGATAGCTTTGAAAAACAGGCTCTCGACCGTTCTATAAAATTTACCCAAAATTACCAAACTCCAGACAGATATGGACACCGATAA